In one window of Camelina sativa cultivar DH55 chromosome 15, Cs, whole genome shotgun sequence DNA:
- the LOC104746943 gene encoding DNA-directed RNA polymerases IV and V subunit 2 isoform X1: protein MDIDDEIEAAGEINLSELGESFLQSFCKKAATSFFENYGLISHQLNSYDFFIKHGLQNVFDSFGEMLVEPSFDISKKKADDWRYATVRFGLVTVEMPTFFSDEKELQFLPWHARLQNMTYSARIKVNVQVEVPPQSSLSGNEVFTKSVVKSDKFKTGQDDYVEKKILDVKKQDILIGRIPVMVKSVLCNTSVQGKENCNKGDCAFDQGGYFVIKGAEKVFIAQEQMCTKRLWISNSPWTVSFRSETKRNRFIVRLAENLKSEDYKRREKVLTVYFLSTEIPVWLMFFALGVSSDKEAMDLIAFDGDDANITNSLIASIHEADAICEAFRCGNNALAYVEQQIKSTKFPPLESVDDCLRLYLFPGLQGLKKKARFLGYMVKCLLSAYAGKRNCENRDSFRNKRIELAGELLEREIRVHLAHARRTMTKNMQKHLAGDGDLKPIEHYLDASIITNGLTRAFSTGAWSHPFRKMERVSGVVANLGRANPLQTLIDLRRTRQQVLYTGKVGDARYPHPSHWGRVCFLSTPDGENCGLVKNMSLLGLVSTQTLEPVVEKLFDCGMEELMDDTSTPLCGKHKVLFNGDWIGLCSDSEYFVAELKSRRRRSELPREMEIKRDKDDNEVRIFTDAGRLLRPLLVVENLHKLKQDKPKQYSFEHLLDQGILELIGIEEEEDCNTAWGIKQLLKEPNNYTHCELDLSFLLGVSCAIVPFANHDHGRRVLYQSQKHCQQAIGFSSTNPNTRCDTLSQQLFYPQKPLFKTLASECLKKEVLFNGQNAIVAVNVHLGYNQEDSIVMNKASLERGMFRSEQIRSYKSEVDSKDSEKRKKMDEVVQFGKTHSKIGKVDSLDDDGFPIIGANMSTGDIVIGRCTESGADHSIKLKHTERGIVQKVVLSSNDEGKNFASVSLRQVRSPCLGDKFSSMHGQKGVLGYVEEQENFPFTIQGIVPDIVINPHAFPSRQTPGQLLEAALSKGIASPIQKEGSSAAYTKLTRHATPFSTPSVSEITEQLHRAGFSRWGNERVYNGRTGEMMRSLIFMGPTFYQRLVHMSEDKVKFRNTGPVHPLTRQPVADRKRFGGIKFGEMERDCLIAHGASANLHERLFTLSDSSQMHICRKCKTYANVIERTPSSGRKIRGPYCRVCESPDHVVRVYVPYGAKLLCQELFSMGITLNFDTKLC, encoded by the exons ATGGACATTGATGATGAGATCGAGGCTGCTGGGGAGATCAATCTTTCTGAGCTAGGAGAAAGTTTTCTCCAGAGTTTCTGCAAAAAAGCTGCAACATCCTTCTTTGAAAACTATGGACTTATAAGTCATCAGCTCAACTCCTACGACTTCTTCATCAAACACGGGCTTCAGAATGTGTTTGATTCCTTTGGTGAGATGCTCGTTGAACCGTCTTTTGATATTTCAAAGAAGAAGGCCGATGATTGGAGATACGCTACTGTTAGATTCGGACTAGTCACCGTCGAGATGCCCACATTCTTTTCTGATGAAAAGGAGCTTCAGTTTCTCCCATGGCATGCCAGGCTTCAGAACATGACTTACTCAGCAAGGATCAAAGTAAATGTCCAAGTTGAGGTCCCACCACAATCTTCTTTGTCTGGAAATGAA GTgttcacaaaaagtgttgttaaaAGTGACAAATTCAAGACCGGACAAGACGATTATGTCGAGAAGAAGATACTAGATGTCAAAAAGCAGGACATTCTAATTGGTAGAATACCTGTCATGGTGAAGTCTGTCCTTTGCAATACAAGCGTGCAAGGAAAGGAAAACTGCAATAAGGGGGATTGTGCCTTTGATCAGGGTGGATACTTTGTGATAAAGGGGGCTGAGAAG GTGTTTATAGCTCAGGAACAGATGTGCACAAAGAGACTGTGGATTTCTAATTCACCATGGACAGTCTCCTTCAGGTCCGAAACTAAAAGAAATCGGTTCATTGTGCGTCTCGCAGAGAATCTGAAATCAGAAGACTATAAGAGAAGGGAGAAAGTACTGACAGTGTACTTCTTGTCGACTGAGATTCCAGTCTGGCTTATGTTCTTTGCGCTGGGTGTTTCGTCAGACAAAGAAGCCATGGATTTAATTGCTTTCGATGGTGATGATGCAAACATTACCAACAGTCTCATAGCTTCTATCCATGAAGCTGATGCAATTTGTGAAGCTTTTCGCTGTGGGAACAATGCTCTAGCATATGTTGAACAGCAGATTAAAAGCACCAAGTTCCCTCCTCTTGAAAGTGTGGATGACTGCCTCCGCCTGTATTTGTTTCCAGGCCTCcaaggtttgaagaagaaagcCCGTTTCCTGGGCTATATGGTAAAGTGCCTTCTCAGCGCATATGCGGGGAAAAGAAACTGTGAAAACAGGGATAGTTTCCGGAACAAGCGAATTGAGCTCGCTGGAGAACTGTTGGAGCGGGAGATAAGGGTGCATCTGGCACATGCTAGAAGAACCATGACCAAGAACATGCAGAAACACCTCGCAGGCGATGGTGATTTGAAGCCTATTGAGCATTATTTGGATGCTTCCATTATCACAAATGGGCTTACTAGAGCCTTCTCCACTGGAGCATGGTCTCATCCTTTCAGGAAGATGGAAAGGGTTTCAGGTGTTGTAGCTAATCTGGGTCGTGCAAATCCATTGCAGACTCTGATTGATCTGAGGAGAACGCGACAGCAAGTCCTATATACCGGCAAGGTTGGAGATGCTAGATATCC GCATCCGTCTCACTGGGGCAGAGTATGCTTTTTATCAACTCCAGATGGTGAAAATTGTGGTCTTGTGAAGAACATGTCTCTTCTTGGACTTGTTAGCACTCAAACTTTGGAGCCTGTGGTGGAAAAGCTCTTTGATTGTGGAATGGAAGAGCTGATGGATGATACCAGCACACCATTGTGTGGCAAACATAAAGTTCTTTTCAATGGAGACTGGATTGGATTATGTTCAGATTCTGAATACTTTGTCGCGGAGTTAAAGAGCAGGCGGCGCCGAAGTGAATTACCTCGTGAG ATGGAAATTAAACGAGATAAAGATGACAATGAGGTGAGAATTTTCACTGACGCTGGTAGACTACTCCGACCTCTCTTGGTTGTGGAAAATCTTCACAAGTTGAAGCAAGACAAACCGAAACAGTATTCTTTTGAGCATCTTCTTGACCAAGGGATTCTTGAGTTGATcgggattgaagaagaagaagactgtaaTACAGCATGGGGAATCAAACAGCTTCTGAAGGAACCAAATAATTACACGCATTGCGAATTAGACTTGTCATTCCTGTTGGGTGTGAGCTGTGCAATTGTCCCATTTGCAAACCACGATCATGGGAGAAGAGTTCTCTACCAGTCCCAGAAGCATTGCCAACAAGCCATTGGTTTCTCATCAACGAACCCTAACACCCGCTGCGATACACTGTCCCAGCAGCTGTTCTATCCCCAGAAGCCACTTTTCAAGACATTGGCGTCGGAGTGTCTTAAAAAAGAAGTGCTGTTTAATGGCCAGAACGCAATTGTTGCTGTGAATGTTCATCTCGGGTACAACCAAGAGGATTCCATTGTGATGAACAAGGCTTCACTGGAACGTGGTATGTTCCGTTCAGAGCAGATTAGAAGCTACAAATCAGAGGTTGATAGCAAAGACtcggagaagaggaagaagatggatgagGTTGTTCAGTTTGGAAAGACACACAGCAAAATCGGCAAAGTAGACAGCCTTGATGATGACGGGTTTCCTATCATTGGTGCTAACATGAGCACTGGCGATATTGTCATTGGCAGATGCACCGAGTCTGGGGCTGATCACAGTATAAAGCTCAAGCACACTGAGAGAGGAATTGTGCAAAAAGTGGTATTGTCATCTAATGATGAGGGGAAGAATTTTGCTTCGGTTTCTCTGAGACAG GTTCGTTCTCCATGCCTTGGAGATAAGTTTTCTAGTATGCATGGGCAGAAAGGTGTTTTAGGCTATGTAGAGGAACAGGAGAATTTTCCTTTCACGATCCAAGGCATAGTTCCTGATATTGTGATAAACCCGCACGCTTTCCCTTCTAGGCAAACACCGGGTCAACTCTTGGAGGCTGCGCTCTCCAAAGGAATCGCTAGTCCTATACAAAAGGAGGGTAGCTCTGCTGCATACACCAAATTGACACGTCATGCTACTCCTTTCTCCACTCCGAGTGTCAGTGAAATCACTGAGCAGCTTCACAG GGCTGGCTTTTCAAGATGGGGAAACGAAAGGGTATACAACGGTAGAACTGGTGAGATGATGCGTTCTCTGATATTCATGGGCCCAACGTTCTACCAGCGACTTGTCCACATGTCAGAGGACAAAGTAAAGTTCAGGAACACCGGACCAGTCCACCCGCTCACACGGCAACCAGTGGCAGATAGGAAGAGGTTCGGCGGAATAAAGTTTGGAGAAATGGAGCGAGACTGCCTAATAGCTCATGGTGCTTCCGCGAATTTGCATGAGCGTCTCTTCACTCTGAGTGACTCTTCTCAGATGCACATCTGCAGAAAATGCAAGACCTATGCGAACGTGATCGAGAGGACTCCAAGCAGTGGAAGAAAGATCAGAGGGCCTTACTGCAGAGTGTGCGAATCCCCAGACCATGTGGTTAGGGTGTATGTGCCTTATGGAGCTAAGCTTCTGTGTCAGGAGCTGTTCAGCATGGGGATCACTCTCAACTTCGACACCAAGCTCTGCTAG
- the LOC104746943 gene encoding DNA-directed RNA polymerases IV and V subunit 2 isoform X2, whose product MDIDDEIEAAGEINLSELGESFLQSFCKKAATSFFENYGLISHQLNSYDFFIKHGLQNVFDSFGEMLVEPSFDISKKKADDWRYATVRFGLVTVEMPTFFSDEKELQFLPWHARLQNMTYSARIKVNVQVEVFTKSVVKSDKFKTGQDDYVEKKILDVKKQDILIGRIPVMVKSVLCNTSVQGKENCNKGDCAFDQGGYFVIKGAEKVFIAQEQMCTKRLWISNSPWTVSFRSETKRNRFIVRLAENLKSEDYKRREKVLTVYFLSTEIPVWLMFFALGVSSDKEAMDLIAFDGDDANITNSLIASIHEADAICEAFRCGNNALAYVEQQIKSTKFPPLESVDDCLRLYLFPGLQGLKKKARFLGYMVKCLLSAYAGKRNCENRDSFRNKRIELAGELLEREIRVHLAHARRTMTKNMQKHLAGDGDLKPIEHYLDASIITNGLTRAFSTGAWSHPFRKMERVSGVVANLGRANPLQTLIDLRRTRQQVLYTGKVGDARYPHPSHWGRVCFLSTPDGENCGLVKNMSLLGLVSTQTLEPVVEKLFDCGMEELMDDTSTPLCGKHKVLFNGDWIGLCSDSEYFVAELKSRRRRSELPREMEIKRDKDDNEVRIFTDAGRLLRPLLVVENLHKLKQDKPKQYSFEHLLDQGILELIGIEEEEDCNTAWGIKQLLKEPNNYTHCELDLSFLLGVSCAIVPFANHDHGRRVLYQSQKHCQQAIGFSSTNPNTRCDTLSQQLFYPQKPLFKTLASECLKKEVLFNGQNAIVAVNVHLGYNQEDSIVMNKASLERGMFRSEQIRSYKSEVDSKDSEKRKKMDEVVQFGKTHSKIGKVDSLDDDGFPIIGANMSTGDIVIGRCTESGADHSIKLKHTERGIVQKVVLSSNDEGKNFASVSLRQVRSPCLGDKFSSMHGQKGVLGYVEEQENFPFTIQGIVPDIVINPHAFPSRQTPGQLLEAALSKGIASPIQKEGSSAAYTKLTRHATPFSTPSVSEITEQLHRAGFSRWGNERVYNGRTGEMMRSLIFMGPTFYQRLVHMSEDKVKFRNTGPVHPLTRQPVADRKRFGGIKFGEMERDCLIAHGASANLHERLFTLSDSSQMHICRKCKTYANVIERTPSSGRKIRGPYCRVCESPDHVVRVYVPYGAKLLCQELFSMGITLNFDTKLC is encoded by the exons ATGGACATTGATGATGAGATCGAGGCTGCTGGGGAGATCAATCTTTCTGAGCTAGGAGAAAGTTTTCTCCAGAGTTTCTGCAAAAAAGCTGCAACATCCTTCTTTGAAAACTATGGACTTATAAGTCATCAGCTCAACTCCTACGACTTCTTCATCAAACACGGGCTTCAGAATGTGTTTGATTCCTTTGGTGAGATGCTCGTTGAACCGTCTTTTGATATTTCAAAGAAGAAGGCCGATGATTGGAGATACGCTACTGTTAGATTCGGACTAGTCACCGTCGAGATGCCCACATTCTTTTCTGATGAAAAGGAGCTTCAGTTTCTCCCATGGCATGCCAGGCTTCAGAACATGACTTACTCAGCAAGGATCAAAGTAAATGTCCAAGTTGAG GTgttcacaaaaagtgttgttaaaAGTGACAAATTCAAGACCGGACAAGACGATTATGTCGAGAAGAAGATACTAGATGTCAAAAAGCAGGACATTCTAATTGGTAGAATACCTGTCATGGTGAAGTCTGTCCTTTGCAATACAAGCGTGCAAGGAAAGGAAAACTGCAATAAGGGGGATTGTGCCTTTGATCAGGGTGGATACTTTGTGATAAAGGGGGCTGAGAAG GTGTTTATAGCTCAGGAACAGATGTGCACAAAGAGACTGTGGATTTCTAATTCACCATGGACAGTCTCCTTCAGGTCCGAAACTAAAAGAAATCGGTTCATTGTGCGTCTCGCAGAGAATCTGAAATCAGAAGACTATAAGAGAAGGGAGAAAGTACTGACAGTGTACTTCTTGTCGACTGAGATTCCAGTCTGGCTTATGTTCTTTGCGCTGGGTGTTTCGTCAGACAAAGAAGCCATGGATTTAATTGCTTTCGATGGTGATGATGCAAACATTACCAACAGTCTCATAGCTTCTATCCATGAAGCTGATGCAATTTGTGAAGCTTTTCGCTGTGGGAACAATGCTCTAGCATATGTTGAACAGCAGATTAAAAGCACCAAGTTCCCTCCTCTTGAAAGTGTGGATGACTGCCTCCGCCTGTATTTGTTTCCAGGCCTCcaaggtttgaagaagaaagcCCGTTTCCTGGGCTATATGGTAAAGTGCCTTCTCAGCGCATATGCGGGGAAAAGAAACTGTGAAAACAGGGATAGTTTCCGGAACAAGCGAATTGAGCTCGCTGGAGAACTGTTGGAGCGGGAGATAAGGGTGCATCTGGCACATGCTAGAAGAACCATGACCAAGAACATGCAGAAACACCTCGCAGGCGATGGTGATTTGAAGCCTATTGAGCATTATTTGGATGCTTCCATTATCACAAATGGGCTTACTAGAGCCTTCTCCACTGGAGCATGGTCTCATCCTTTCAGGAAGATGGAAAGGGTTTCAGGTGTTGTAGCTAATCTGGGTCGTGCAAATCCATTGCAGACTCTGATTGATCTGAGGAGAACGCGACAGCAAGTCCTATATACCGGCAAGGTTGGAGATGCTAGATATCC GCATCCGTCTCACTGGGGCAGAGTATGCTTTTTATCAACTCCAGATGGTGAAAATTGTGGTCTTGTGAAGAACATGTCTCTTCTTGGACTTGTTAGCACTCAAACTTTGGAGCCTGTGGTGGAAAAGCTCTTTGATTGTGGAATGGAAGAGCTGATGGATGATACCAGCACACCATTGTGTGGCAAACATAAAGTTCTTTTCAATGGAGACTGGATTGGATTATGTTCAGATTCTGAATACTTTGTCGCGGAGTTAAAGAGCAGGCGGCGCCGAAGTGAATTACCTCGTGAG ATGGAAATTAAACGAGATAAAGATGACAATGAGGTGAGAATTTTCACTGACGCTGGTAGACTACTCCGACCTCTCTTGGTTGTGGAAAATCTTCACAAGTTGAAGCAAGACAAACCGAAACAGTATTCTTTTGAGCATCTTCTTGACCAAGGGATTCTTGAGTTGATcgggattgaagaagaagaagactgtaaTACAGCATGGGGAATCAAACAGCTTCTGAAGGAACCAAATAATTACACGCATTGCGAATTAGACTTGTCATTCCTGTTGGGTGTGAGCTGTGCAATTGTCCCATTTGCAAACCACGATCATGGGAGAAGAGTTCTCTACCAGTCCCAGAAGCATTGCCAACAAGCCATTGGTTTCTCATCAACGAACCCTAACACCCGCTGCGATACACTGTCCCAGCAGCTGTTCTATCCCCAGAAGCCACTTTTCAAGACATTGGCGTCGGAGTGTCTTAAAAAAGAAGTGCTGTTTAATGGCCAGAACGCAATTGTTGCTGTGAATGTTCATCTCGGGTACAACCAAGAGGATTCCATTGTGATGAACAAGGCTTCACTGGAACGTGGTATGTTCCGTTCAGAGCAGATTAGAAGCTACAAATCAGAGGTTGATAGCAAAGACtcggagaagaggaagaagatggatgagGTTGTTCAGTTTGGAAAGACACACAGCAAAATCGGCAAAGTAGACAGCCTTGATGATGACGGGTTTCCTATCATTGGTGCTAACATGAGCACTGGCGATATTGTCATTGGCAGATGCACCGAGTCTGGGGCTGATCACAGTATAAAGCTCAAGCACACTGAGAGAGGAATTGTGCAAAAAGTGGTATTGTCATCTAATGATGAGGGGAAGAATTTTGCTTCGGTTTCTCTGAGACAG GTTCGTTCTCCATGCCTTGGAGATAAGTTTTCTAGTATGCATGGGCAGAAAGGTGTTTTAGGCTATGTAGAGGAACAGGAGAATTTTCCTTTCACGATCCAAGGCATAGTTCCTGATATTGTGATAAACCCGCACGCTTTCCCTTCTAGGCAAACACCGGGTCAACTCTTGGAGGCTGCGCTCTCCAAAGGAATCGCTAGTCCTATACAAAAGGAGGGTAGCTCTGCTGCATACACCAAATTGACACGTCATGCTACTCCTTTCTCCACTCCGAGTGTCAGTGAAATCACTGAGCAGCTTCACAG GGCTGGCTTTTCAAGATGGGGAAACGAAAGGGTATACAACGGTAGAACTGGTGAGATGATGCGTTCTCTGATATTCATGGGCCCAACGTTCTACCAGCGACTTGTCCACATGTCAGAGGACAAAGTAAAGTTCAGGAACACCGGACCAGTCCACCCGCTCACACGGCAACCAGTGGCAGATAGGAAGAGGTTCGGCGGAATAAAGTTTGGAGAAATGGAGCGAGACTGCCTAATAGCTCATGGTGCTTCCGCGAATTTGCATGAGCGTCTCTTCACTCTGAGTGACTCTTCTCAGATGCACATCTGCAGAAAATGCAAGACCTATGCGAACGTGATCGAGAGGACTCCAAGCAGTGGAAGAAAGATCAGAGGGCCTTACTGCAGAGTGTGCGAATCCCCAGACCATGTGGTTAGGGTGTATGTGCCTTATGGAGCTAAGCTTCTGTGTCAGGAGCTGTTCAGCATGGGGATCACTCTCAACTTCGACACCAAGCTCTGCTAG
- the LOC104746943 gene encoding DNA-directed RNA polymerases IV and V subunit 2 isoform X3, translating to MVKSVLCNTSVQGKENCNKGDCAFDQGGYFVIKGAEKVFIAQEQMCTKRLWISNSPWTVSFRSETKRNRFIVRLAENLKSEDYKRREKVLTVYFLSTEIPVWLMFFALGVSSDKEAMDLIAFDGDDANITNSLIASIHEADAICEAFRCGNNALAYVEQQIKSTKFPPLESVDDCLRLYLFPGLQGLKKKARFLGYMVKCLLSAYAGKRNCENRDSFRNKRIELAGELLEREIRVHLAHARRTMTKNMQKHLAGDGDLKPIEHYLDASIITNGLTRAFSTGAWSHPFRKMERVSGVVANLGRANPLQTLIDLRRTRQQVLYTGKVGDARYPHPSHWGRVCFLSTPDGENCGLVKNMSLLGLVSTQTLEPVVEKLFDCGMEELMDDTSTPLCGKHKVLFNGDWIGLCSDSEYFVAELKSRRRRSELPREMEIKRDKDDNEVRIFTDAGRLLRPLLVVENLHKLKQDKPKQYSFEHLLDQGILELIGIEEEEDCNTAWGIKQLLKEPNNYTHCELDLSFLLGVSCAIVPFANHDHGRRVLYQSQKHCQQAIGFSSTNPNTRCDTLSQQLFYPQKPLFKTLASECLKKEVLFNGQNAIVAVNVHLGYNQEDSIVMNKASLERGMFRSEQIRSYKSEVDSKDSEKRKKMDEVVQFGKTHSKIGKVDSLDDDGFPIIGANMSTGDIVIGRCTESGADHSIKLKHTERGIVQKVVLSSNDEGKNFASVSLRQVRSPCLGDKFSSMHGQKGVLGYVEEQENFPFTIQGIVPDIVINPHAFPSRQTPGQLLEAALSKGIASPIQKEGSSAAYTKLTRHATPFSTPSVSEITEQLHRAGFSRWGNERVYNGRTGEMMRSLIFMGPTFYQRLVHMSEDKVKFRNTGPVHPLTRQPVADRKRFGGIKFGEMERDCLIAHGASANLHERLFTLSDSSQMHICRKCKTYANVIERTPSSGRKIRGPYCRVCESPDHVVRVYVPYGAKLLCQELFSMGITLNFDTKLC from the exons ATGGTGAAGTCTGTCCTTTGCAATACAAGCGTGCAAGGAAAGGAAAACTGCAATAAGGGGGATTGTGCCTTTGATCAGGGTGGATACTTTGTGATAAAGGGGGCTGAGAAG GTGTTTATAGCTCAGGAACAGATGTGCACAAAGAGACTGTGGATTTCTAATTCACCATGGACAGTCTCCTTCAGGTCCGAAACTAAAAGAAATCGGTTCATTGTGCGTCTCGCAGAGAATCTGAAATCAGAAGACTATAAGAGAAGGGAGAAAGTACTGACAGTGTACTTCTTGTCGACTGAGATTCCAGTCTGGCTTATGTTCTTTGCGCTGGGTGTTTCGTCAGACAAAGAAGCCATGGATTTAATTGCTTTCGATGGTGATGATGCAAACATTACCAACAGTCTCATAGCTTCTATCCATGAAGCTGATGCAATTTGTGAAGCTTTTCGCTGTGGGAACAATGCTCTAGCATATGTTGAACAGCAGATTAAAAGCACCAAGTTCCCTCCTCTTGAAAGTGTGGATGACTGCCTCCGCCTGTATTTGTTTCCAGGCCTCcaaggtttgaagaagaaagcCCGTTTCCTGGGCTATATGGTAAAGTGCCTTCTCAGCGCATATGCGGGGAAAAGAAACTGTGAAAACAGGGATAGTTTCCGGAACAAGCGAATTGAGCTCGCTGGAGAACTGTTGGAGCGGGAGATAAGGGTGCATCTGGCACATGCTAGAAGAACCATGACCAAGAACATGCAGAAACACCTCGCAGGCGATGGTGATTTGAAGCCTATTGAGCATTATTTGGATGCTTCCATTATCACAAATGGGCTTACTAGAGCCTTCTCCACTGGAGCATGGTCTCATCCTTTCAGGAAGATGGAAAGGGTTTCAGGTGTTGTAGCTAATCTGGGTCGTGCAAATCCATTGCAGACTCTGATTGATCTGAGGAGAACGCGACAGCAAGTCCTATATACCGGCAAGGTTGGAGATGCTAGATATCC GCATCCGTCTCACTGGGGCAGAGTATGCTTTTTATCAACTCCAGATGGTGAAAATTGTGGTCTTGTGAAGAACATGTCTCTTCTTGGACTTGTTAGCACTCAAACTTTGGAGCCTGTGGTGGAAAAGCTCTTTGATTGTGGAATGGAAGAGCTGATGGATGATACCAGCACACCATTGTGTGGCAAACATAAAGTTCTTTTCAATGGAGACTGGATTGGATTATGTTCAGATTCTGAATACTTTGTCGCGGAGTTAAAGAGCAGGCGGCGCCGAAGTGAATTACCTCGTGAG ATGGAAATTAAACGAGATAAAGATGACAATGAGGTGAGAATTTTCACTGACGCTGGTAGACTACTCCGACCTCTCTTGGTTGTGGAAAATCTTCACAAGTTGAAGCAAGACAAACCGAAACAGTATTCTTTTGAGCATCTTCTTGACCAAGGGATTCTTGAGTTGATcgggattgaagaagaagaagactgtaaTACAGCATGGGGAATCAAACAGCTTCTGAAGGAACCAAATAATTACACGCATTGCGAATTAGACTTGTCATTCCTGTTGGGTGTGAGCTGTGCAATTGTCCCATTTGCAAACCACGATCATGGGAGAAGAGTTCTCTACCAGTCCCAGAAGCATTGCCAACAAGCCATTGGTTTCTCATCAACGAACCCTAACACCCGCTGCGATACACTGTCCCAGCAGCTGTTCTATCCCCAGAAGCCACTTTTCAAGACATTGGCGTCGGAGTGTCTTAAAAAAGAAGTGCTGTTTAATGGCCAGAACGCAATTGTTGCTGTGAATGTTCATCTCGGGTACAACCAAGAGGATTCCATTGTGATGAACAAGGCTTCACTGGAACGTGGTATGTTCCGTTCAGAGCAGATTAGAAGCTACAAATCAGAGGTTGATAGCAAAGACtcggagaagaggaagaagatggatgagGTTGTTCAGTTTGGAAAGACACACAGCAAAATCGGCAAAGTAGACAGCCTTGATGATGACGGGTTTCCTATCATTGGTGCTAACATGAGCACTGGCGATATTGTCATTGGCAGATGCACCGAGTCTGGGGCTGATCACAGTATAAAGCTCAAGCACACTGAGAGAGGAATTGTGCAAAAAGTGGTATTGTCATCTAATGATGAGGGGAAGAATTTTGCTTCGGTTTCTCTGAGACAG GTTCGTTCTCCATGCCTTGGAGATAAGTTTTCTAGTATGCATGGGCAGAAAGGTGTTTTAGGCTATGTAGAGGAACAGGAGAATTTTCCTTTCACGATCCAAGGCATAGTTCCTGATATTGTGATAAACCCGCACGCTTTCCCTTCTAGGCAAACACCGGGTCAACTCTTGGAGGCTGCGCTCTCCAAAGGAATCGCTAGTCCTATACAAAAGGAGGGTAGCTCTGCTGCATACACCAAATTGACACGTCATGCTACTCCTTTCTCCACTCCGAGTGTCAGTGAAATCACTGAGCAGCTTCACAG GGCTGGCTTTTCAAGATGGGGAAACGAAAGGGTATACAACGGTAGAACTGGTGAGATGATGCGTTCTCTGATATTCATGGGCCCAACGTTCTACCAGCGACTTGTCCACATGTCAGAGGACAAAGTAAAGTTCAGGAACACCGGACCAGTCCACCCGCTCACACGGCAACCAGTGGCAGATAGGAAGAGGTTCGGCGGAATAAAGTTTGGAGAAATGGAGCGAGACTGCCTAATAGCTCATGGTGCTTCCGCGAATTTGCATGAGCGTCTCTTCACTCTGAGTGACTCTTCTCAGATGCACATCTGCAGAAAATGCAAGACCTATGCGAACGTGATCGAGAGGACTCCAAGCAGTGGAAGAAAGATCAGAGGGCCTTACTGCAGAGTGTGCGAATCCCCAGACCATGTGGTTAGGGTGTATGTGCCTTATGGAGCTAAGCTTCTGTGTCAGGAGCTGTTCAGCATGGGGATCACTCTCAACTTCGACACCAAGCTCTGCTAG
- the LOC104746945 gene encoding hydroxyethylthiazole kinase: MESKSEQNEWSSGVWAHLTDVRRRSPLVQCITNFVSMDLVANTLLSAGASPAMVHSVVEIPDFTPHIHALCINVGTLTPEWLPSMKAAAEVASQLGKPWVFDPAAVSCSGFRLKSCLELIGLKPTVIKGNGSEIIALSSASPGQTKGADSSHESTDAIEAAKSLALSSGAVVAVSGAVDIVTDGNEVIGVHNGTKMMQKITATGCSLAGLIAAFLAIDSSRPLEATVSAMSVFGIAGELGEAMANGPASLRMHLIDSLYGLDETTVLSRVNITRLG; the protein is encoded by the exons ATGGAATCAAAATCAGAGCAAAACGAGTGGAGCTCAGGCGTATGGGCTCACTTAACCGACGTCCGGCGACGATCGCCGCTGGTTCAGTGCATCACCAACTTCGTCTCCATGGATCTCGTAGCCAACACGCTTTTATCCGCCGGTGCGTCTCCGGCGATGGTCCATTCAGTCGTCGAGATTCCTGATTTCACACCTCATATTCACGCGCTTTGTATCAACGTCGGAACACTTACACCTGAATGGCTTCCCTCCATGAAAGCTGCCGCCGAAGTCGCTTCTCAGCTTGGAAAGCCTTGGGTTTTCGATCCCGCCGCCGTGAGTTGCTCCGGGTTCCGATTAAAGTCGTGTTTGGAGCTCATCGGGTTAAAACCTACTGTAATCAAAGGAAACGGTTCTGAGATTATTGCTCTATCCTCCGCTTCACCGGGTCAGACTAAG GGTGCTGATAGCTCTCATGAATCTACAGACGCTATAGAAGCTGCTAAGTCATTAGCTCTGTCGAGTGGTGCTGTTGTTGCAGTGTCTGGAGCTGTTGATATCGTTACAGATGGGAACGAGGTTATTGGTGTTCACAATGGGACGAAGATGATGCAAAAGATCACTGCAACTGGTTGTTCACTAGCTGGTCTTATTGCTGCATTTCTTGCTATCGATTCATCACGGCCGTTGGAAGCTACAGTTTCCGCTATGTCTGTCTTTGGTATCGCAGGTGAGTTGGGTGAAGCTATGGCGAATGGTCCAGCTTCTTTGAGAATGCATTTGATAGACTCTCTGTATGGGTTGGATGAAACCACAGTACTTAGCCGTGTGAATATCACAAGGTTGGGTTGA